In Camelus bactrianus isolate YW-2024 breed Bactrian camel chromosome 18, ASM4877302v1, whole genome shotgun sequence, one DNA window encodes the following:
- the POM121C gene encoding nuclear envelope pore membrane protein POM 121C, protein MSPAAAAAGGGERRRPIASVRDGRGWGCGGPAGAALLGLSLLGLVLYLVPAAAALAWLAVGATAAWWGLSREPRGSRAFSLVRNARRQRTLLASPPAKSAVNGSLLEPRSLLEGPDPAELLLMGSYLGKPGPPQPAPTPEARVLRERPGRRPPARTAPPAQSAHPNRVHVHPSLPTPLLRPSRRPAHRDCGTLSHRFVITPRRRYPIQQAQYSLLGVLPTVCWNGYHKKTVLSARNSKMVCSPVTVRIAPPDSKLTRSPIPEQIISSTLSSPSTSAPDPCAKETVLSALKERKKRIVEEEDQIFADSQENKRRRHDSSGSGHSAFEPLVANGVPASFVPKPGSLKRGLNSQSSDDHLNKRSRTSSMSSLTSTCAGGIPSSSRNAIASSYSSTRGLSQLWKRSGPSSSPFSSLPSSRSQTPERPAKKIREEELSHDSSSSTPLVTDKESQGEKVADTTTWKKQNSWNSPSTPGSSGQRKRKVQLLPSRRGDQLTLPPPPQLGYSITAEDLDLEKKASLQWFNKVLEDKTDTASNSVTENPSTSQPPFTFTLPAAGTATSPASLPAPSTNPLLESLKKMQNSPGLPSPPESAGVATTVAHSPLKTPSPLALLGSSQSGPLPGTSSDSTSTATFSGLTPASSTGPVTDTAKSPPAPQAETSAKSPAPSAPSPTPKQSILFGMLNTPPADPPVSAAPAVSSASPMFKPIFAAPPKSENEGPLPSSPSKVTTTASSSSALPTMTSTPLLTFKPVFNTMGPPTSVPLLTPFFKQTAPPATTTSAPLFTSQASATPTVASMTTASTSTDSAPKPAFGFGMSNVTSTLSSVTSTTASTSQPFLFGTPPASGASFTPAMGSIFQFGKSPSVPASATVTTFGQSLPSAAQTAASGSSTASFGGFGGTLSTSAPVTSSQPTLTFSSTSTLAFNIPFSSSAKPPLPSYPGANPQPTFGATDGQQQGATKPGLAPGFGSSFAFGNSAAPAPAPTATPAPAPAQPAFGSATQSAFGGLKPTASAFGTPASTQPAFGSTTAVFSFGAATTSGFGATTQTTSSGTSSSMFGSATPSPFTFGGSAAPASSGGFGIGVATAGTSAASGAFGFGAGQSGTTGSTTPFGGGLSQNSLGMPSQNTAFAFSVASTPDSKPVFGGTSTPTFGQNTPAPGVGTSGSSLSFGASSTPTQGFVGVGPFGPAAPSFSIGAGSKTSGARQRLQARRQHTRKK, encoded by the exons ATGTCTCCGGCGGCTGCTGCGGCTGGAGGAGGCGAGCGGCGGCGGCCCATAGCGAGTGTCAGGGACGGCCGGGGCTGGGGCTGTGGCGGGCCGGCTGGGGCGGCGCTCCTCGGCCTGTCGCTGCTCGGCCTCGTGCTGTACCTGGTGCCGGCGGCGGCTGCGTTGGCCTGGCTGGCTGTGGGGGCTACAGCGGCCTGGTGGGGACTGAGCCGCGAGCCCCGAGGTTCGCGCGCCTTCTCGCTCGTTCGGAACGCGCGGCGTCAGCGAACGCTGCTCGCCTCTCCTCCGGCCAAGTCGGCAGTAAACGGAAGTCTCCTAGAGCCGCGGAGCCTACTCGAAGGACCTGACCCCGCTGAACTGCTCCTCATGGGCAGTTACCTGGGCAAGCCCGGCCCCCCGCAGCCTGCCCCGACCCCGGAGGCCAGGGTCCTGCGAGAGAGGCCTGGCCGCCGCCCACCTGCCCGTACCGCGCCGCCTGCTCAGTCGGCCCATCCCAATCGCGTTCAcgttcacccctccctccctactCCTCTTCTTCGACCCTCTCGGAGGCCTGCCCACAG GGATTGTGGGACTTTATCACATCGGTTTGTAATAACACCTCGAAGAAGATATCCAATCCAGCAGGCCCAATATTCCTTGCTAGGGGTGCTTCCCACAGTATGCTGGAATGGTTATCACAAGAAGACTGTGCTATCTGCTCGAAACTCCAAAATGGTGTGCAGCCCAGTGACAGTGAGAATTGCTCCTCCGGATAGCAAATTGACTCGTTCTCCAAT ACCAGAGCAGATTATCAGCTCAACACTGTCCTCACCATCAACTAGTGCCCCAGACCCATGTGCAAAGGAGACTGTACTGAGTGCCCTCAAAGAGAGGAAGAAACGAATAGTAGAGGAGGAAGACCAAATATTTGCTGATAgccaggaaaataaaagaag GCGCCATGATAGCAGTGGGAGCGGACATTCAGCATTTGAGCCCCTGGTGGCCAATGGAGTCCCTGCTTCTTTCGTGCCTAA GCCTGGGTCTCTGAAGAGAGGTCTTAATTCCCAGAGCTCAGATGACCACCTGAATAAGAGATCCCGCACCTCTTCTATGAGTTCCTTGACAAGCACGTGTGCAGGTGGCATCCCTAGCTCCAGCCGCAATGCCATCGCCAGTTCCTACAGTTCTACTCGAGGTCTCTCTCAG CTGTGGAAGAGGAGTGGACCCAGTTCATCTCCATTCTCTAGCCTCCCCTCATCCCGCTCCCAGACACCAGAGAGGCCGGCAAAGAAAATAAG AGAAGAGGAGCTTTCTCATGATTCTAGCTCTTCAACTCCATTGGTAACAGACAAGGAGTCCCAGGGAGAAAAGG TTGCAGATACAACCACATGGAAGAAACAGAACTCGTGGAATTCCCCATCAACACCTGGCAGCTCTGGGCAGCGTAAACGGAAGGTTCAGCTGCTGCCCTCCAGGCGAGGGGACCAGCTGACCTTG CCTCCACCTCCCCAGCTTGGTTATTCAATCACTGCTGAAGACTTAGACTTGGAAAAGAAAGCTTCACTACAGTGGTTTAACAAGGTCTTGGAGGATAAGACTG aTACTGCCTCGAACTCTGTCACTGAGAACCCGTCTACCAGTCAGCCACCTTTCACTTTTACCCTGCCTGCTGCTGGGACTgccacctccccagcctccctcccagccccaagCACTAACCCACTGCTGGAGAGCTTGAAGAAGATGCAGAATTCCCCAGGCCTGCCATCCCCCCCTG AATCTGCTGGAGTGGCAACCACTGTGGCCCATTCACCTCTGAAGACACCCAGCCCTCTGGCCCTTCTTGGCTCTTCACAGTCAGGGCCCCTTCCAGGCACCTCCTCAGACTCCACGTCCACAGCCACTTTCTCGGGTCTGACCCCTGCTTCTTCCACAGGGCCAGTCACTGACACCGCCAAGTCACCACCAGCCCCTCAGGCCGAGACATCTGCCAAGTCCCCAGCCCCATCTGCCCCATCTCCCACCCCTAAGCAGAGCATTCTGTTTGGAATGCTGAACACCCCACCTGCAGACCCTCCTGTCTCTGCAGCTCCTGCTGTGTCTTCAGCGTCTCCCATGTTCAAGCCCATTTTTGCAGCTCCACCTAAAAGCGAGAATGAAGGCCCCTTGCCTTCTAGCCCTTCCAAGGTCACAACCACAGCCTCTTCCAGCTCAGCCCTCCCCACGATGACCAGCACCCCACTTCTCACTTTCAAACCTGTCTTCAACACCATGGGGCCACCTACATCTGTGCCCCTGTTAACTCCCTTCTTCAAGCAAACAGCTCCTCCAGCCACTACCACGAGCGCCCCTCTCTTCACGAGCCAGGCCAGTGCCACCCCGACAGTGGCTTCCATGACCACAGCCAGCACCTCCACAGACTCTGCTCCGAAGCCTGCGTTCGGCTTCGGTATGAGCAACGTGACCAGTACCCTGAGCAGCGTGACCAGCACCACGgcctccacctcccagcccttCCTCTTTGGGACCCCGCCTGCTTCTGGTGCCAGCTTCACCCCGGCCATGGGCTCCATATTCCAATTTGGCAAGTCTCCTTCCGTGCCTGCTTCAGCAACAGTCACCACCTTTGGCCAGTCCCTTCCCAGTGCCGCTCAGACCGCCGCCAGCGGCAGCAGCACTGCCAGCTTTGGTGGTTTTGGCGGCACCCTCAGCACCTCCGCCCCGGTCACCAGCAGCCAGCCCACGCTGACATTCAGTAGCACAAGCACCCTGGCTTTCAACATCCCCTTCAGCTCAAGCGCGAAGCCCCCTCTGCCGTCCTACCCGGGAGCCAACCCCCAGCCCACCTTCGGGGCCACTGACGGGCAGCAGCAGGGGGCGACCAAGCCAGGCCTTGCCCCTGGCTTTGGCAGCTCCTTTGCTTTTGGAAactctgcagccccagccccagccccaactGCAACTCCAgcgccagccccagcccagccggcCTTTGGCAGCGCCACACAGTCAGCATTTGGCGGTCTGAAACCCACAGCCTCTGCCTTCGGCACCCCTGCCAGCACCCAGCCCGCCTTCGGCAGCACCACAGCTGTTTTCtcctttggtgcagccaccacgTCTGGCTTTGGAGCTACAACCCAGACCACCAGCAGCGGGACCAGTAGCTCGATGTTTGGCAGCGCAACACCATCGCCCTTCACATTTGGGGGATCGGCGGCGCCAGCCAGCAGTGGGGGCTTTGGGATCGGCGTGGCCACCGCAGGCACCAGTGCCGCCTCTGGAGCGTTTGGCTTCGGAGCAGGACAGAGTGGGACCACTGGCAGCACCACCCCTTTCGGGGGAGGCTTGAGTCAGAACAGCTTGGGCATGCCCAGCCAGAACACAGCCTTTGCCTTCAGTGTGGCCAGCACACCAGACAGCAAACCTGTGTTTGGAG GCACCTCCACACCCACCTTTGGTCAGAACACCCCTGCCCCTGGGGTGGGCACATCGGGCAGCAGCCTCTCCTTTGGGGCATCCTCAACACCCACCCAAGGCTTTGTTGGAGTTGGACCTTTCG GACCAGCGGCCCCTTCCTTTTCCATCGGTGCGGGATCCAAGACCTCAGGGGCTCGGCAGCGACTGCAGGCCCGAAGGCAGCACACCCGCAAGAAATAG